Proteins found in one Spirochaetota bacterium genomic segment:
- a CDS encoding PilZ domain-containing protein: MPFNVDPRRQRPRVYFNGKEVQIETDSGHKSAAQLMDLSVLGIGVVSSAGYFEGDKVDISFDAFDHHFHLSGEVKRVTGKELYIKFGQLTSDEAEFITQIVEQHGSMKRPPKVIR; this comes from the coding sequence ATGCCGTTTAACGTCGATCCGCGGCGCCAGCGTCCGCGCGTGTATTTCAACGGCAAGGAAGTGCAGATCGAGACCGACTCCGGGCATAAGAGCGCTGCGCAGCTCATGGACCTCTCCGTCCTCGGCATCGGCGTTGTATCGTCCGCAGGATATTTCGAAGGCGACAAGGTCGATATCAGCTTCGATGCGTTCGACCATCACTTTCATCTCTCCGGCGAAGTGAAACGCGTGACCGGCAAGGAACTGTACATCAAATTCGGACAGCTCACGAGCGATGAGGCCGAATTCATAACACAGATAGTCGAGCAGCACGGCTCGATGAAACGCCCGCCGAAAGTCAT
- a CDS encoding tetratricopeptide repeat protein, which produces MPQARVYKTGSVIYFVGDKAQYVYILKQGVVQSIHLSVETGEETREIVKVGEFFGVKSVLGFYPQEETMQVLSNSSVVLLTPIEFESLVNQSTGIIIKMLKVFSNQLRRINRKARSILTDTGDISSSELEIFKVGEVYLGKKRYKEAIYAYTRYLQYAGDSAQFAAVARKKMAECKASLGMELSQAEMAAREEEAPSISISGDAPSDDFGLGPTASEAPSIGIDFDTPADAPKASPSAAFNFDDVPTAAPKPAPKAEPFDIKKGYYNGLSMFSQGKYAEALAAFKEVTVQKQVPTADFPLIEKSYFEIGRCLHKMKKYPESVGALADFVKKYPDSETMREGIIVIGQVHEDMGQMQKAAAYYTKVSQMTPKDDFTRRAGKLLEAVKGKM; this is translated from the coding sequence ATGCCGCAAGCGCGAGTCTATAAAACCGGTTCCGTCATCTACTTCGTCGGTGACAAGGCACAGTACGTCTATATCCTCAAGCAGGGCGTAGTGCAGAGCATACATCTCTCCGTGGAGACCGGCGAAGAGACCCGGGAAATAGTCAAAGTAGGCGAATTCTTCGGGGTAAAAAGCGTGCTCGGTTTCTACCCGCAGGAAGAGACCATGCAGGTATTGTCCAACTCATCCGTCGTCCTCCTTACCCCCATCGAATTCGAATCACTCGTCAATCAGAGCACCGGCATCATCATCAAGATGCTCAAGGTATTCTCCAATCAGCTCCGCCGCATCAACAGGAAAGCGCGGTCGATACTCACCGATACGGGCGATATCTCAAGTTCGGAACTCGAGATATTCAAGGTCGGAGAGGTCTATTTGGGAAAGAAACGGTACAAGGAAGCGATATACGCGTACACACGCTATCTTCAGTATGCCGGCGATAGCGCTCAGTTCGCGGCAGTTGCGCGCAAGAAGATGGCCGAATGCAAGGCAAGTCTCGGCATGGAACTGTCTCAGGCCGAGATGGCGGCACGCGAAGAGGAAGCGCCGTCGATATCGATATCCGGCGACGCACCGAGCGATGATTTCGGACTTGGCCCCACCGCATCCGAAGCGCCGAGCATCGGCATCGATTTCGACACCCCGGCGGATGCGCCGAAGGCGAGCCCTTCCGCAGCTTTCAATTTCGACGATGTGCCCACCGCCGCACCGAAGCCCGCGCCGAAGGCGGAACCGTTCGATATTAAAAAGGGATATTATAACGGGCTCAGCATGTTCTCGCAGGGAAAATATGCCGAGGCGCTCGCCGCGTTCAAGGAAGTGACGGTGCAGAAGCAGGTGCCGACGGCCGATTTCCCGCTCATAGAGAAATCGTATTTTGAGATCGGGCGCTGCCTTCACAAGATGAAGAAATATCCCGAGTCGGTGGGCGCACTCGCCGACTTCGTGAAAAAATATCCGGATTCAGAGACCATGCGCGAGGGCATCATCGTCATCGGACAGGTACACGAGGATATGGGACAGATGCAGAAGGCCGCCGCCTACTACACCAAGGTATCGCAGATGACGCCCAAGGACGATTTCACACGGCGCGCGGGCAAGCTCCTTGAAGCGGTCAAAGGGAAGATGTAA
- the greA gene encoding transcription elongation factor GreA, producing the protein MLPITKDGYQRLKEKLKSLKDEFARMPAIIAEARARGDLSENAEYHAARERQGMLQAHIAKIETDLTNMQIIDPATLPKDIITFGKTVKLRNTENGEEITYHIVGESEADISKNEITVTTPIAKGLLTRKQGDTVVIRVPAGEKKYTIIGISVNV; encoded by the coding sequence ATGCTGCCGATCACAAAAGACGGGTACCAGCGGCTTAAGGAAAAGCTCAAAAGCCTCAAGGATGAATTCGCCCGCATGCCGGCGATAATCGCCGAGGCGCGCGCACGCGGCGACCTCTCGGAGAACGCGGAATATCATGCCGCACGCGAACGGCAGGGCATGCTCCAGGCACATATCGCGAAGATAGAGACGGACCTGACGAACATGCAGATCATCGACCCGGCAACGCTCCCCAAGGATATCATCACGTTCGGCAAGACCGTGAAGCTCAGGAACACGGAGAACGGCGAGGAAATAACCTATCATATCGTTGGGGAATCGGAAGCCGATATTTCGAAGAACGAGATAACCGTGACGACGCCGATAGCAAAGGGCCTCCTCACAAGAAAGCAGGGCGACACCGTGGTCATACGCGTGCCCGCCGGCGAGAAGAAATACACGATAATAGGCATCAGCGTGAACGTATGA
- a CDS encoding amidohydrolase family protein, which produces MEPYSLSGATIVTPSECMADSSVRVRGNNIDAVDEKAEFDLPLKDTTISPAFINAHDHLLGTYWPKVGHGPYPTWREWDIDLKASDVYKERSKISNEDLYLLGSFRNLISGALTVSDHVPHTLNDPLIPKMPVRIIRDYALAHEVSRYDLKWGDGVAKEHAKAVAKDIPFITHIEEGFDEESKRGIDKLIRDKALSDHTVLVHGLALSAADTKAIARAQAHLVWCPTSNMFMFDRTGDVRAWRKNGINVSLGTDSPMSGGINILEEMRFARDTYAARYGETLSDRDIVAMVTVNPAKALRLTGLGTLEKNATADIIAVNGTGGYRALVNAGLRDIRLVIHEGRPVYGDEMCIPLFEQCSVKYARIRVAGVAKVTSYDITGLLSRIRTSAGYSKELPFLPIY; this is translated from the coding sequence ATGGAACCGTACTCGCTCTCCGGGGCAACGATAGTCACTCCGTCGGAATGCATGGCCGATTCGTCGGTTCGCGTCCGCGGCAATAACATCGACGCGGTCGATGAAAAAGCGGAATTCGATCTTCCGCTCAAAGACACGACCATATCGCCCGCATTCATCAATGCGCATGATCATCTCCTCGGCACCTATTGGCCGAAAGTGGGGCACGGCCCCTACCCTACCTGGCGTGAATGGGACATCGACCTCAAGGCTTCCGACGTATACAAGGAACGTTCGAAAATATCGAATGAGGACCTCTATCTCCTCGGCTCGTTCAGGAATCTCATATCCGGCGCGCTCACCGTTTCCGATCATGTCCCGCACACGCTCAATGATCCGCTCATACCGAAAATGCCCGTCCGTATCATCAGGGATTATGCCCTCGCCCATGAGGTGTCACGATACGACTTGAAGTGGGGCGATGGCGTCGCAAAGGAGCATGCGAAGGCCGTAGCGAAAGATATTCCGTTCATCACCCATATCGAGGAAGGGTTCGATGAGGAAAGCAAGCGCGGCATAGACAAGCTCATACGCGATAAGGCGCTTTCCGATCATACCGTTCTTGTCCATGGACTCGCCCTTTCGGCGGCAGATACCAAAGCCATTGCCCGCGCACAGGCGCATCTCGTCTGGTGCCCGACGTCCAATATGTTCATGTTCGACCGCACGGGGGACGTGCGCGCATGGAGAAAGAACGGCATAAACGTCTCGCTCGGCACCGATTCGCCGATGTCCGGCGGCATCAATATACTCGAGGAAATGCGCTTCGCACGCGATACCTATGCCGCCCGGTACGGGGAAACGCTCTCCGACCGGGATATCGTCGCCATGGTAACCGTTAACCCGGCAAAAGCGCTCAGGCTTACGGGCCTTGGAACCCTTGAAAAAAACGCTACAGCTGATATAATCGCCGTGAACGGCACGGGCGGCTATCGGGCCTTAGTTAATGCAGGATTGCGTGATATTCGCCTTGTCATTCATGAGGGGCGTCCGGTATACGGCGACGAAATGTGCATACCGCTGTTCGAGCAATGTTCGGTGAAGTATGCCCGTATACGGGTCGCGGGAGTAGCAAAAGTGACGTCATACGACATCACCGGGCTTCTTTCACGGATACGCACTTCGGCAGGGTATTCAAAAGAACTGCCGTTTCTGCCGATATATTAA
- a CDS encoding FtsQ-type POTRA domain-containing protein yields the protein MNPLLRIVIIVLIVLGVIVLSLFSFVKLRHGIFVISRIEVIGCETIEAPHVVSLAGIRAGHSLLFLSSGAVKRAVETGDPLITVAAIHKKFPDTVIIRIRERTAVAIVRTERMLAEASADGHAIRDSMHVFDLPVISRFPSELSNGMFIDATLLTTLTLFGELRSTDRALYDIISEISYSGDEARVYPRHFKLTALVKNPADRETLKKLQAILVMLREKRQRAEVIDLRFKDAVIRQVSTHY from the coding sequence ATGAACCCATTGCTTCGCATCGTCATCATCGTGCTCATCGTACTCGGCGTCATCGTGCTGTCATTGTTCTCGTTCGTAAAGCTCCGCCACGGGATTTTCGTGATAAGCCGCATCGAGGTGATAGGCTGCGAGACCATTGAAGCGCCGCATGTCGTATCGCTCGCCGGCATACGCGCGGGTCACAGCCTCCTCTTCCTTTCATCCGGGGCGGTGAAACGCGCCGTGGAGACAGGCGACCCGCTCATAACCGTGGCCGCTATCCACAAGAAATTCCCCGACACGGTGATAATACGCATCCGCGAACGGACGGCGGTGGCGATAGTGCGAACGGAGCGCATGCTCGCCGAGGCATCCGCCGACGGTCATGCGATACGTGATTCGATGCATGTCTTCGATCTGCCGGTGATAAGCCGTTTCCCCTCCGAGCTCTCCAACGGCATGTTCATCGATGCGACGCTGTTGACGACGCTAACGCTTTTCGGTGAGCTACGGAGCACCGACCGTGCGCTCTACGACATTATCTCCGAAATATCATATTCCGGCGATGAGGCACGCGTGTATCCGCGCCATTTCAAGCTCACCGCCCTTGTCAAGAACCCCGCCGACCGGGAGACGCTCAAGAAGCTCCAAGCCATACTCGTCATGCTCCGCGAAAAGCGCCAACGCGCCGAGGTCATCGATCTCAGGTTCAAGGATGCGGTGATACGGCAGGTCAGCACACACTATTGA
- a CDS encoding Crp/Fnr family transcriptional regulator has translation MDLSIFDKYAKVWDASEIIFLEYEPGDKFYLIQTGKVKIVKIIGDIEKNIDILLPGDIFGEMAILEQQPRSATAIAAERSRLLEFTKENFEIILKGNPALALKLLKVFSKRIFDAKRRLMILQLPEPEYRVADCLLMFAEQANIPRDQYVHEQEFSATIEDVANWCGLAPAEAQKLLANFLKTGKLEIFEKRIVVKNLNEFQRMIDMKRNKKQ, from the coding sequence ATGGACCTTTCAATATTCGACAAATACGCGAAGGTATGGGATGCCAGCGAGATAATCTTCTTAGAGTACGAACCCGGCGATAAATTCTATCTGATACAGACGGGCAAGGTCAAGATCGTCAAGATCATCGGTGATATCGAAAAGAACATCGACATACTGCTCCCCGGCGACATCTTCGGCGAGATGGCCATACTCGAGCAGCAGCCCCGAAGCGCCACTGCCATAGCCGCGGAACGCTCGCGCCTCCTCGAATTCACGAAGGAGAATTTCGAGATAATACTCAAGGGCAACCCCGCCCTTGCGCTGAAGCTCCTTAAGGTCTTCTCCAAACGGATATTCGATGCGAAGCGCCGGCTCATGATACTGCAGCTCCCGGAACCGGAATACCGTGTGGCGGACTGCCTCCTCATGTTCGCGGAACAGGCGAACATCCCGCGCGATCAGTACGTGCATGAGCAGGAATTCTCGGCGACCATCGAGGACGTTGCGAACTGGTGCGGGCTTGCCCCGGCCGAGGCGCAGAAGCTCCTCGCGAATTTCCTGAAGACCGGCAAGCTCGAGATATTCGAGAAGCGCATCGTGGTGAAGAATCTCAATGAATTCCAGCGCATGATCGACATGAAACGCAATAAGAAACAGTAA
- a CDS encoding adenine phosphoribosyltransferase: MDISTLIRDVPDYPKPGIIFKDITPLWKDKTGFAQSIRDLAGKFKNDRIDVVAGAEARGFLVGAPVAYELGVGFVPVRKPKKLPYKHISVSYELEYGTDTIAIHADAVAKGQRVLIIDDLIATGGTVAAMTELVEKLGGVVAGIGFIIELGFLKGREKISRYRIESLITY, from the coding sequence ATGGATATCTCAACATTGATACGCGATGTCCCCGACTATCCGAAACCCGGCATCATATTCAAAGATATAACCCCGCTCTGGAAGGATAAGACCGGATTCGCACAGTCGATACGCGACCTTGCGGGAAAATTCAAGAACGACAGGATAGATGTGGTGGCAGGTGCGGAAGCGCGGGGATTCCTCGTCGGCGCACCGGTGGCATACGAGCTCGGCGTGGGCTTCGTGCCTGTGCGTAAACCGAAAAAACTCCCGTACAAGCATATCTCCGTAAGCTACGAACTCGAATACGGCACCGATACCATCGCGATACATGCGGATGCCGTCGCCAAAGGCCAGCGCGTGCTTATCATCGATGATCTCATCGCTACCGGCGGCACGGTCGCAGCGATGACCGAACTTGTTGAAAAGCTCGGCGGCGTTGTGGCCGGCATCGGCTTCATCATCGAGCTCGGCTTCCTCAAGGGACGCGAAAAGATATCGAGGTATCGGATAGAATCGCTCATCACGTATTAA
- a CDS encoding secondary thiamine-phosphate synthase enzyme YjbQ — MIAFPVKTNARVAMIDITSAVRDAIAKSTVRNGIALVFAPHTTAAITINENADPDVVSDIVRTVDRVAPRDNAYRHSEGNSQAHIMSSLIGASEQVIIEDGTMALGTWQGIYFCEFDGPRSRTVYVQVAGAPHAV, encoded by the coding sequence ATGATCGCCTTCCCGGTAAAAACGAATGCACGCGTTGCGATGATCGATATCACGAGCGCCGTACGCGATGCGATAGCGAAGAGCACGGTCAGGAACGGCATCGCCCTCGTCTTCGCACCGCACACCACCGCCGCGATAACGATAAACGAGAATGCCGACCCCGACGTCGTCTCCGACATCGTGCGGACGGTGGACAGGGTAGCCCCGCGGGACAACGCCTATCGCCACAGCGAGGGGAATTCCCAGGCACACATCATGTCATCGCTTATCGGCGCGAGCGAACAGGTGATCATCGAGGACGGCACGATGGCGCTCGGCACCTGGCAGGGCATCTATTTCTGCGAATTCGACGGACCGCGCAGCCGCACCGTCTATGTGCAGGTAGCGGGAGCCCCCCATGCCGTTTAA